From the Juglans microcarpa x Juglans regia isolate MS1-56 chromosome 3D, Jm3101_v1.0, whole genome shotgun sequence genome, the window CCTCGTCCACCCTGTGTTGCGTTGGTCCTGTGCTTAGGTCTAGATATTTTTGTCGCCTGGTAAAAATCGCTGAACATGTATGTGATTTTTGGATAACCTTCTAGAAACACGAGTGtgattgaattaatttttttggaattatcTACACTGTGTTGGCCCTGTCCAACCAATAGCTTGAGAGAGAAATGAATCTGCTTATGTTGTTACTTTGTGTATTTCTCATGCttagaaagaatttttttttgcagatgaaTACAAGTTGATtgcaaagaaaacaaagtttgATAGCAAAGCACCTCCAGTAACTTCCTCCAATGAGGGACAATCTGATTCTCATGTGAAAACTCCAAAGAACACTCCACAAAAATTCAAGACGGTAGATAAAGGATCTGTTCCTTCTAAAGGAGTGAGGAGTACATTAAAGCCTTCTACTTCTACCAAAGGATCAAAACCACCAAAGTTTGTTAGTGAGGAAGCAGAAATAGCCTACAAGAATGTGTTCTTCAAGAGGAATGTTCTTGGAGAATGAGAGGTAACTCTAAGTGATGTGAATGACCCTACTTTTGAATTTATTACTcacatatttgctgacagagTATGGGAAAAAATTATTGAGGGAGCTCCTACCCCCTATATTGAAATTGTGAGAGAATTTTATGCCAATTCTTTACTGAGTGTggacaataattttattacatcCACTGTTAGGGGTGTTGACATGATCATAACTCTTGAGACTATTAGAGAGTTCTATGAACTCCCTAGTGTGGGAAACCCAGGTTATCCATACAAGGGCATGGGGACCCCATCAAAAGCCTAAATGAAAGATTTGTTTGCTGGGTCTAACACACCAGTATGGCCCCCAAAGATTCGTAGACTCTCTATGAAGTCAATGCTACCTGAATATAGGTTCCTTGTCGAAGTTGTATTGATAAATCTTTGGCCCATCACTAGGCATACCATGCTGACAATTGAAAAAACCCAGTTTATGTATGGTCTAGTTAAAGATGTACCCATAGATTCCCTCACTTATTATTGATGTAATTTCTAAGGCCAAGGCTGACATGACAGACAAGGAAAATCTGCCATTTGGAGATCTCATCACGAAATTGACTAGAATTGCTAAAGTTCCTTTAAGGAGCACAGAGGCTATAGTAAAGATGTACGAGAAGATTTCCTCTAAAACAATCACCAAGTCAAAAGCTGTAGttagtggaaagaaaagaagtcaTGCTGAGGCATCCACATCTTCCCATCCTGCCCCAGGACAATCCACCGTAGTGATTGAACAACTTCAGATTTTGCCGTCAAAATTTGATTCTTTTGTGGATAAGTGGGAAGAAAAAGTTGGAAAAATGGAACAAGTGCTAGCAGACCTACAGGATGAGTCAGAGAAGGTAAATAATAGGCTACAACAAGTTGTTATGGATGTGGATAAGATTTTGAAGACAGTAAATCCacctgaagaagaagaaaaatcagacTCTGGCTGATGCTGACAACACATAGGGGTGATGGGATGAGTTTGTCAACAGAGGGAGCTACAGGATAGTGCAGACAGAATGCATATACCACCACCAccttttagtattatttttgaagttttttcttttttttcatattgaaCAATGATTTGCCtttcttattttgatttcaCTTGCTACATTAAATTGATATGTATGTGGTTAAGTTAAGACTCATTATGATACTTCAAACATTTTGCCTAtgatgaattgttttttttttttttttttttaatgaagtataACTTCCTATATGAGATGCTGGTGGTTTGGTTAGTTGTTTTGCAAGATTAAATCACATTCATCCAATATATGTTTTTGTCATCAATCAGCCAAAGGTGGagattgtaaatgtaatttatgtttggctaggattagatgaggCTGTATCTAAATTAGaattatggatgaatgtaaGTTTAAATAGGACTCTAGGAGTGCATCCGATAAAGATAACTATTTGAATAGAAGATATCCGATTAAGATAAGTGTTTGAATTGTAACTCTtatcaaatcttttttatattataagataagagtcTACAAGAGTCTTATGCATGTGTCGAGTCTAAGAGTCAGTTGAAGAGATAAATATGCAAGCTGTATTGAAGAAGTTGGAGCTAATTTGAACTCGATGTAATCCAGAAGAAGTGATCTAGTACGAGATGTTCGCAAATAGTTAGCAATGTATTTGACTGAGATTCTGGATAAACCTGTCAGCATAATCCttctccaaatcaataacaacaTTGTCTATTTATAGAGAAGTCAGCTGAGGGTTTTAAAGAACACTTGAACATCACATTTTCATAAGAGTTGAGAGCTTGAAGATCTTGGTAGAATTTCAAGAGATCGTGCAAGAGAAAATTCTTGAGAGAAGGATTTTTCAAAAAGCTTAGTCGTGGGATTGAGTGAGAGCATACTCCAAGGGGGAGTTGCCGTGTTCAAGTTCAACCACTAGAGGTTCCAGTAGGGAAGACAAATATTAGAGAGTGTTAGAAGTTCTAACTacctactgcggtagaagacaagcGGGTCACGAGTCTTGGGTAAACGTGTctagttacaaaggttttgtaaatgttttatttgtaataCTCTCAATCGTTAAAATTGGCTTTCCTGGGTTTGGTTGTACCATAAGGTTTTACCTTTGAGGAGTTCttcaaagggtttcccttcctaaccaaattattatgttaatgcttttaatattttatattggttaCTAATCCATGCTAATAGCTTTTGTTTAGCATTAACGTGCATAATtaggggtacttgggtaatttcaattttatagaATGTCAAGGTTTCTTATGGACTTGTGCTAAGTCCAACATTGATGTGTATTAGATTAAACTGGACTATAAGAGGAGTCCTGATAAGGTACTGATTCTTTTGACGGATTATATCacttatcaaataataataataataataataataatacattcTCAGTTTGTGACAATGCTATGTATATGTAAAGGAGTTTTTTAAGCTTTAAGATTCAATAGTTGTCATACGATTGTGTAAGTTATTTTGCAAAATCTATGCAATATATCTTTTTGGACTGCATGCACGAATCCTATAGGAACTCTTTACCGCTTCACAGCATAGGAGCTGAAGAAGATTGCTCTAGACTTGAAAACAATGGGCCTTCAAGGGGTTCTTATGATAACTTGATAGTTGAAGGTacaaatgatttaaaaatgaaaCTCTTAATTGGATTTCTAATTGAATTCTATGGACTTTATATTGCCTAAAATGGCTGGTTGCTTTGAATTGTTGAATTTTGAACTAGACGTTTCACCTATTGAATCAGCGAGGGCAATATTTCTACAAATTATTGTGGACTATTTTATACATGATAATGTGATTGAAGTGGCGGATTGTGAGGCTGACTATAATGTTCAGTCTGGACAAGATAAACTGAATAAGAGGAAGATGAGAGAGGTTCAGTATGAAGGAGACCTGAGGTTTGCATTACCCTTGATGTATGTGGCAAATATGTATGAAACTTTAGTTGCTGATGTAAATATTAGGCTTTCATCCTTGAATGGTATTCGTGAGAAGACCATTGGAGTAGCCCTTGAGGTAGCTGGTGGTTTGTATAGAAGGTTGGCTAAGAAATTCCCCAAGAAAggtatttcatttttcctcCTTCAATGTACCTTTGGGATTAAAAACCTTTGCTTGgaactttgttttgttttatttttaacattgtATTTGTGCTTCTCATTTATTGCTAATAGTGTTTGATAATAAGTGATTTCTAGTGAGCTTTAATGGGTTTCTTATGTTAAATTTCTTTCTTACACCTCCAGATTTAGCATTTGCATCTTTAAACTTTGCTCAACAGGACCATGTACATTCAAAAGAAGAGAGTTGGCAACTTCTGTTGAAACTAGGACAAGATTTCTAGAATTAGTAATACAAGAAGAGTAGTGAGTTCGTTTTGTGGTAGTCAATGGTTTGGTTATTATTGTAAAACCAAATAGTATGCCTATTGAAGATGCTGAGTGGTATGTTGTAGGTTTTGTTTTTCTATGTTTAGAAGGGGTTACCTCCGCTTCGCTATTTTTGTGTGTGcctatatatttatgatgttttttctcattaGTGTAGGTTTAAACGATTGATTGGTCGTAATGAGGTAGCTGTCTCTGCTCGAGATTATAAGTTCTACTCTCCAAGACACAAGTATAGGCGTGTTGCAACAAACTCAATGTCTAACATCACTGGGTTGCCTGTAATCTTCGTTTTACATGTCAAATTAAGAGGTCATCATAGATGTCACTAGGAAATTATATTGACAATGAATGTATGTGCACATGCATTAATAAGGACTTCCTTGTTTGGATGCATCTCTAGGTGGTTTTCCAATAGATATTGTGCCTTTAGTATTCGATAAGGATTAGTTGGATAACATGGGACATTAGGTGTAACATCCCCCTCCTgtaggatagagatattactaacattcataaTATAATGTCCGGTGAAGAGATTCGAAGTCAtgaaaaatacctcatttacaaaaacaaaaaaggcatCCGACTTCTCACATCAGACATCTCCTACATCCATCGGCATTGGAAGGCCAACACCGACAGAGGCTCTTTTGAAATTATTCTCGGGAACAATTCTCAATATTTGGGGGAAGGATTCTCGATCCCATAGAAAAGGAATGCCTCTATTTATGTTATGCATTTAATGCCTTTATTTGTGCTTTTAGGCAGGAAAATCTAACTAGCCTACTCTATTGAACTACATGCCTAGCATAGGAGAAATCCGAGAAGGATAATGAAGCCTCGGATCAAATATCCTACTATCCTACATTCCTTCTTTCCTGCCAGTGTTCCTGTGCCTTCAGGCGAGCAAGAGTCTCAAGTACGGTTTAGTTTTGGAAA encodes:
- the LOC121255099 gene encoding LOW QUALITY PROTEIN: uncharacterized protein At2g02148-like (The sequence of the model RefSeq protein was modified relative to this genomic sequence to represent the inferred CDS: substituted 2 bases at 2 genomic stop codons); its protein translation is MQYIFLDCMHESYRNSLPLHSIGAEEDCSRLENNGPSRGSYDNLIVEDVSPIESARAIFLQIIVDYFIHDNVIEVADCEADYNVQSGQDKLNKRKMREVQYEGDLRFALPLMYVANMYETLVADVNIRLSSLNGIREKTIGVALEVAGGLYRRLAKKFPKKGPCTFKRRELATSVETRTRFLELVIQEEXXVRFVVVNGLVIIVKPNSMPIEDAEWFKRLIGRNEVAVSARDYKFYSPRHKYRRVATNSMSNITGLPASKSLKYGLVLESDEADLSF